From a single Hemibagrus wyckioides isolate EC202008001 linkage group LG27, SWU_Hwy_1.0, whole genome shotgun sequence genomic region:
- the si:dkey-1h4.4 gene encoding leucine-rich repeat protein SHOC-2 — translation MNVDDILDECQSKKWESLNISHRGLVLLPARISELVTLKKLLLNNNRLILPPEEILHLDQLEELILDQNQLTVLPDNISSLKHLTYLGVNHNPLSVLPEALGELGELRELWAINCGLISIPASIGKLSKLQKLGLSSNSITTLPPQFGNLKNLQWLNLADNKIEDIPENLKNLQSLVFINLNKNNFKKIPVALTEMPSLQVLLINFNSITSLEDDLILGFSRLIKLDMRQNPLTLRPHHWLGLDFILLGSTETAMDDI, via the exons ATGAATGTAGATGATATACTCGATGAATGTCAGAGCAAGAAGTGGGAGTCGTTGAATATCAGTCACCGTGGTTTAGTTTTACTTCCAGCTCGTATTTCAGAGCTGGTGACTTTAAAGAAGTTACTCCTGAACAACAACCGTCTTATTTTACCCCCTGAGGAG ATTCTGCACCTTGATCAGCTTGAAGAACTCATCCTGGATCAAAACCAGCTGACTGTGCTTCCCGATAACATCAGCTCACTGAAACACCTGACGTACCTGGGAGTAAACCACAATCCACTCTCAGTCCTCCCTGAGGCTTTGGGAGAACTCGGAGAACTCAGAGAGCTTTGGGCCATAAACTGTGGACTTATTTCTATCCCGGCATCTATTGGCAAACTCAGCAAGTTGCAAAAACTTGGTCTGAGTAGCAATTCCATCACGACATTGCCACCACAATTTGGGAACCTCAAAAATCTGCAGTGGTTGAACTTGGCTGATAATAAAATAGAAGATATTCCAGAGAATTTGAAGAACTTACAATCACTAGTCTTCATCAACTTGAATAAGAACAATTTCAAAAAGATTCCAGTGGCACTCACAG AAATGCCAAGTCTTCAAGTTCttcttattaacttcaacagTATTACCTCACTGGAGGACGATTTAATCCTTGGTTTCAGCAGACTTATAAAACTTGACATGAGACAGAATCCATTAACTCTCAGACCACATCACTGGCTg GGTCTGGATTTTATATTGCTAGGCAGCACAGAAACTGCAATGGATGACATATGA